A DNA window from Kitasatospora atroaurantiaca contains the following coding sequences:
- a CDS encoding ABC transporter permease — translation MTAPLPPVASGGAGAAASPAVPARTEDPTQLPASPWKLARTRLRRQKAALTGLGIIGFFVLAALLAPVLTAISGRGPADTDKKAVNQYLGGLPKGSLGGVSPEHWLGVEPMLGRDIFARLLYGAQISLLVAFSAALMITLIGVLLGITAGYFGGRIDTVISRFMDVMMSFPSLIFMIALLSVARDVNRILLLIVVMGVFGWPYIARVIRGQTMSLKHREYIEAARACGTSSARILFTEILPNLTGTVIVYVTLAIPGLIGAEAALTFLGVGVRPPTPSWGQMIADSVLYYKVDPMFFVLPSACLFLIVLAFTLLGDALRDALDPKGSRA, via the coding sequence ATGACCGCCCCGCTCCCCCCGGTCGCATCCGGGGGAGCGGGGGCGGCGGCCAGCCCCGCCGTCCCCGCCCGCACCGAAGACCCGACCCAACTCCCCGCCTCCCCCTGGAAGCTGGCCCGGACGAGGCTGCGCCGCCAGAAGGCGGCCCTGACCGGCCTCGGCATCATCGGCTTCTTCGTCCTGGCCGCCCTGCTCGCCCCGGTCCTCACCGCGATCAGCGGCAGGGGCCCGGCCGACACCGACAAGAAGGCCGTCAACCAGTACCTCGGCGGCCTGCCCAAGGGCAGCCTCGGCGGGGTGAGCCCGGAACACTGGCTCGGCGTCGAGCCGATGCTCGGACGGGACATCTTCGCCCGGCTGCTCTACGGCGCCCAGATCAGCCTGCTGGTCGCGTTCAGCGCGGCTCTGATGATCACTCTGATCGGCGTGCTGCTCGGCATCACGGCCGGCTACTTCGGCGGCCGGATCGACACCGTGATCAGCCGGTTCATGGACGTGATGATGTCCTTCCCCAGCCTGATCTTCATGATCGCGCTGCTCTCGGTGGCCCGGGACGTCAACCGCATCCTGCTGCTGATCGTGGTGATGGGCGTCTTCGGCTGGCCGTACATCGCCCGGGTGATCCGAGGTCAGACGATGTCCCTCAAGCACCGCGAGTACATCGAGGCCGCCCGTGCCTGCGGCACCTCCAGCGCCCGGATCCTGTTCACCGAGATCCTGCCCAACCTCACCGGCACCGTCATCGTGTACGTCACGCTCGCCATCCCCGGCCTGATCGGGGCCGAGGCGGCGCTGACCTTCCTGGGCGTCGGGGTGCGGCCGCCGACTCCCTCCTGGGGGCAGATGATCGCGGACTCGGTGCTCTACTACAAGGTCGACCCGATGTTCTTCGTCCTGCCCAGCGCCTGTCTCTTCCTGATCGTGCTGGCCTTCACCCTGCTCGGCGACGCGCTGCGCGACGCCCTGGACCCGAAGGGGAGCCGGGCGTGA
- a CDS encoding ABC transporter permease yields MIGFLLRRLIGIAATLLVICALTFAIFYLLPNDPAAQFCGKDCSTEHIELVRQQMGLDDPMIVQFGRYVLGIFAGQTMGSGHYAVSCDFPCFGYSFQSAQPVWELMMDRLPASASLALGAAVLWLVLGLSAGVLSALRRNTWIDRTVMIGTIGIAALPVYFTAMILLYLVVSVLGLMPYPRYIAFDEDPVGWIRNLILPWITLALMFAAIYARMTRNSVIETMAEPFVRTARAKGLRERRVVGKHGLRPALTPVATMLGMDLGGLLAGALITESLFSLPGVGKLFADSLNKADQPVIMGITLLASFFIVTSNLVVDLVYAWIDPRARLS; encoded by the coding sequence GTGATCGGATTCCTGCTGCGGCGTCTGATCGGCATCGCCGCCACCCTGCTGGTCATCTGCGCGCTCACCTTCGCCATCTTCTACCTGCTGCCGAACGACCCGGCCGCCCAGTTCTGCGGCAAGGACTGCTCCACCGAGCACATCGAACTCGTCCGGCAGCAGATGGGCCTGGACGACCCGATGATCGTCCAGTTCGGCCGCTACGTGCTCGGCATCTTCGCCGGCCAGACCATGGGCAGCGGCCACTACGCGGTCAGCTGCGACTTCCCCTGCTTCGGGTACTCCTTCCAGAGTGCCCAGCCGGTCTGGGAGTTGATGATGGACCGGCTGCCGGCCAGCGCCTCGCTCGCGCTCGGCGCCGCCGTGCTGTGGCTCGTGCTCGGCCTCTCGGCCGGTGTGCTCTCCGCCCTGCGCCGCAACACCTGGATCGACCGGACCGTGATGATCGGCACCATCGGAATCGCCGCGCTGCCCGTCTACTTCACCGCGATGATCCTGCTCTACCTGGTGGTCTCGGTCCTCGGGCTGATGCCCTACCCGCGCTACATCGCCTTCGACGAGGACCCGGTCGGCTGGATCCGCAACCTGATCCTCCCCTGGATCACCCTCGCGCTGATGTTCGCCGCGATCTACGCCCGGATGACCCGCAACTCCGTCATCGAGACGATGGCGGAACCCTTCGTCCGGACCGCCCGGGCCAAGGGCCTGCGGGAGCGGCGGGTGGTGGGCAAGCACGGGCTGCGCCCGGCGCTGACCCCGGTGGCCACCATGCTCGGCATGGACCTCGGCGGTCTGCTGGCCGGTGCGCTGATCACCGAGTCGCTGTTCAGCCTCCCCGGCGTCGGCAAGCTCTTCGCCGACTCGCTCAACAAGGCCGACCAGCCCGTGATCATGGGGATCACGCTGCTCGCCTCCTTCTTCATCGTCACCTCCAACCTGGTCGTGGACCTGGTCTACGCCTGGATCGACCCGAGGGCGAGGCTGTCGTGA
- a CDS encoding ABC transporter ATP-binding protein — MPQVNTLLQVKDLAVEFNTAEGVVQAVRGVDFSVGRGRTLGIVGESGSGKSVTSLAVMGLHRGARVTGSVRFEGTELLGAPEETVRRLRGRRIAMVFQDALTALHPYFTIGDQIAEAYREHHGGSRKAARARAVEVLGDVGIPEPARRATEHPHQFSGGMRQRAMIALALSCEPDLIIADEPTTALDVTVQAQVLELLMKLQQDRGLGIIMITHDLGVIARVADEVLVMYGGSAAEQAPADALFTAPRHPYTRGLLDSLPRLDAEEGEALRSIPGSPPSLLDPPAGCAFHPRCPVYAAEKSELCTGERPLLRQVAEAHHNACRLDGVTG, encoded by the coding sequence CTGCCCCAAGTCAACACGCTGCTCCAAGTCAAGGATCTGGCAGTTGAGTTCAACACCGCCGAAGGCGTCGTCCAAGCCGTCAGGGGCGTCGACTTCAGCGTCGGGCGCGGCCGTACCCTGGGTATCGTCGGCGAGTCCGGCTCCGGAAAGTCCGTCACCTCCCTGGCCGTCATGGGCCTGCACCGGGGCGCCAGGGTCACCGGCTCGGTCCGCTTCGAGGGCACCGAACTGCTCGGGGCGCCGGAGGAGACCGTACGCAGGCTGCGGGGCCGCCGGATCGCCATGGTCTTCCAGGACGCGCTGACCGCCCTGCACCCGTACTTCACCATCGGCGACCAGATCGCCGAGGCGTACCGGGAGCACCACGGCGGCAGCCGGAAGGCCGCCCGGGCGCGGGCCGTCGAGGTGCTCGGCGACGTGGGTATCCCCGAACCGGCCCGCCGGGCCACGGAACATCCGCACCAGTTCTCCGGCGGTATGCGCCAGCGCGCCATGATCGCGCTCGCACTCTCCTGCGAACCCGACCTGATCATCGCGGACGAGCCGACCACGGCGCTGGACGTCACCGTCCAGGCCCAGGTGCTGGAACTGCTGATGAAGCTCCAGCAGGACCGCGGCCTCGGCATCATCATGATCACCCACGACCTCGGGGTGATCGCCCGGGTCGCCGACGAGGTGCTGGTGATGTACGGCGGCTCGGCCGCCGAACAGGCCCCCGCCGACGCCCTGTTCACCGCCCCGAGGCACCCGTACACCCGCGGCCTGCTGGACTCGCTGCCGAGGCTGGACGCCGAGGAGGGCGAGGCCCTGCGCTCGATCCCGGGCAGCCCGCCGTCCCTGCTCGACCCGCCGGCGGGCTGCGCCTTCCACCCGCGCTGCCCGGTGTACGCGGCCGAGAAGTCGGAGCTGTGCACGGGCGAGCGCCCGCTGCTGCGGCAGGTCGCCGAGGCACACCACAACGCCTGCCGACTCGACGGGGTGACCGGATGA